The Pirellulimonas nuda genome includes a region encoding these proteins:
- a CDS encoding 3-hydroxyacyl-CoA dehydrogenase NAD-binding domain-containing protein, with translation MASAQHTRLEFDGPVALLTLDHAQRSANLLSSDVLDEIEAHLDTLAGRDGVQGLVFLSAKPGVFIAGADLAEFAAGLDRPKDQIVGVSRRGQTLFARLAEAPYVSVAAIDGVCVGGGAELAVWCDRRLMTASSKSQFGFPEVKLGLFPGWGGTARTPRMVGLGGAVELVTGGESIGAAEAYKLGLVSAVVTGDLLAAAKRLIEAEQESGQYLADRQRWAGPVAMDEAERGFLGVTAGAYIQQQTGGHYPAPLAALELMLEAAPLPLDEALKLEAESFAPLFGSKENRALLNVFFLQDRAKKTPPAPSPQPPAPARVSVLGAGVMGQGIAAAHARRGIPVLLADSRPEALANGIAGVVGEASYDKALGGPSAARAIEMAALVGPGLSDEALAESDIVIEAIYEDLRAKRELLGRLAPLAADDALLCSNTSTIPITQLAQGLPHPERFCGLHFFNPVRKMPLVEVIRGAETSDATVAQAAAHARRIGKTPVVVADGPGFLVNRLLLPYMNEAALMAEEGVPIRKIEGAAKRFGMPMGPLTLFDVVGLDVATHAGGVMAAAFPDRMQAASIVPRLVEADRLGQKNGRGFFDYPSSKPGKTPRGEPSAEVDAMLEVDSPVDVAELPYDLADRLLLPMLLEATRAIEDGIVADVRDVDLALILGIGFPPHKGGLFFWADQVGADAILQRLETLTPLGSRFEPTAMLQETKRFYE, from the coding sequence ATGGCTTCTGCCCAACACACCCGCCTCGAGTTCGATGGCCCCGTCGCCCTGCTGACGCTCGACCACGCCCAGCGGAGCGCCAACCTGCTCTCCTCCGACGTGCTCGACGAGATCGAGGCGCACCTCGACACGCTCGCCGGCCGCGACGGCGTCCAGGGGCTGGTCTTCCTTAGCGCCAAGCCGGGGGTGTTTATCGCCGGCGCCGACCTGGCCGAGTTTGCGGCGGGGCTCGACCGCCCCAAGGACCAGATCGTCGGCGTCTCCCGCCGCGGGCAGACGCTGTTTGCTCGGCTGGCCGAGGCGCCCTACGTGTCGGTCGCCGCGATCGACGGCGTGTGCGTCGGCGGCGGGGCCGAGCTGGCCGTGTGGTGCGACCGCCGGCTAATGACCGCCAGCAGCAAGTCGCAGTTCGGCTTCCCCGAGGTCAAGCTGGGGCTGTTCCCCGGCTGGGGGGGCACCGCCCGCACGCCGAGGATGGTCGGCCTGGGGGGCGCGGTCGAGCTGGTCACCGGCGGCGAGTCGATCGGCGCGGCCGAGGCGTACAAGCTCGGCCTCGTGAGCGCCGTCGTGACCGGCGACCTGCTGGCCGCCGCCAAGCGGCTGATCGAGGCCGAACAGGAGAGCGGCCAGTACCTGGCGGACCGCCAGCGGTGGGCCGGCCCCGTGGCGATGGACGAGGCGGAGCGCGGCTTCCTGGGGGTCACCGCCGGCGCCTACATCCAGCAACAAACCGGCGGCCACTACCCGGCGCCCCTGGCCGCGCTCGAGCTAATGCTCGAGGCCGCGCCGCTGCCGCTGGACGAGGCGCTCAAGCTGGAAGCCGAAAGCTTCGCGCCGCTGTTCGGCTCGAAAGAGAACCGCGCGCTGCTCAACGTCTTCTTCCTGCAAGACCGCGCCAAAAAAACTCCCCCAGCCCCCAGCCCCCAACCCCCGGCCCCCGCACGCGTCAGCGTGCTGGGCGCGGGCGTGATGGGGCAAGGCATCGCGGCGGCCCACGCGCGACGCGGCATCCCGGTGCTGCTGGCCGACAGCCGGCCCGAGGCGCTCGCCAATGGGATCGCCGGCGTGGTGGGCGAGGCGTCGTACGACAAGGCCTTGGGGGGCCCGAGCGCCGCGCGGGCGATCGAGATGGCCGCGCTGGTCGGCCCGGGGCTCTCCGACGAGGCGCTGGCCGAGTCGGACATCGTCATCGAAGCGATCTACGAAGACCTGCGGGCCAAACGCGAGCTGCTCGGCCGGCTGGCGCCGCTGGCCGCGGACGACGCGCTGCTGTGCTCGAACACCTCAACCATCCCCATCACCCAGCTCGCCCAGGGGCTGCCCCACCCCGAGCGGTTCTGCGGGCTGCACTTCTTCAACCCCGTGCGGAAGATGCCGCTGGTAGAGGTGATCCGCGGCGCCGAGACCAGCGACGCGACCGTGGCCCAAGCGGCCGCCCACGCGCGGCGGATCGGCAAGACGCCGGTGGTGGTGGCGGACGGGCCCGGCTTCTTGGTGAACCGGCTGCTGCTGCCCTACATGAACGAAGCGGCGTTGATGGCCGAAGAAGGGGTCCCGATCCGCAAGATCGAGGGCGCCGCCAAGCGGTTCGGCATGCCGATGGGCCCGCTGACGCTGTTCGACGTGGTGGGGCTCGACGTCGCTACCCACGCCGGGGGCGTGATGGCGGCCGCGTTCCCCGACCGCATGCAAGCGGCGTCCATCGTCCCCCGGCTGGTCGAGGCAGACCGCTTGGGTCAGAAGAACGGCCGCGGGTTCTTCGACTACCCGTCGTCGAAGCCCGGCAAGACGCCCCGCGGCGAGCCGAGCGCCGAAGTCGACGCGATGCTGGAAGTCGACTCCCCTGTCGATGTGGCAGAGCTGCCGTACGACTTGGCCGACCGGCTGCTGCTGCCGATGCTGCTAGAAGCGACGCGCGCGATCGAAGACGGCATCGTGGCCGACGTGCGCGACGTCGACCTGGCGCTAATCCTGGGGATCGGCTTCCCGCCGCACAAAGGGGGGCTGTTCTTCTGGGCCGACCAGGTGGGCGCCGACGCGATCCTGCAGCGGCTCGAAACGCTCACCCCGCTCGGGAGCCGCTTCGAGCCGACGGCGATGCTCCAAGAAACGAAGAGGTTCTACGAATAG
- a CDS encoding LemA family protein: MPELLIFLVPVVLALVFLIANYNRLVSVRQHLRDSWGTIDVEMQRRYDLIPNLVETVKAYAKHERELLADVARLRAQAMANSGSAASQAVDEQALEIGVGRLLAVGEAYPDLKADAHFLALQRELTNTEDRIAAARRFYNGNVRELNELCQAFPTNVVAGMFGFEQASYFETASERERMAPSVEQISS; encoded by the coding sequence ATGCCAGAGCTGTTGATCTTCCTCGTGCCGGTCGTGCTGGCGCTCGTGTTCTTGATCGCCAACTACAACCGGCTGGTCTCGGTGCGGCAGCACCTACGGGATAGCTGGGGGACGATCGACGTTGAGATGCAGCGTCGCTACGACCTCATCCCCAACCTGGTAGAGACCGTCAAGGCGTACGCGAAGCACGAGCGCGAGCTGCTGGCGGACGTCGCCCGGCTGCGCGCCCAGGCGATGGCCAACAGCGGCTCGGCCGCGTCGCAGGCGGTGGACGAGCAGGCGCTGGAGATCGGCGTCGGCCGGCTGCTGGCGGTCGGCGAGGCCTACCCCGACCTGAAGGCGGACGCCCACTTCTTGGCCCTGCAGCGCGAGCTGACGAACACCGAAGACCGCATCGCCGCGGCGCGGCGGTTCTACAACGGCAACGTCCGCGAGCTAAACGAGCTGTGCCAGGCGTTCCCCACCAACGTGGTGGCCGGCATGTTCGGCTTTGAGCAGGCTAGCTACTTCGAGACGGCAAGCGAGCGGGAGCGGATGGCGCCCAGCGTAGAACAAATCTCGTCGTAG
- a CDS encoding alpha/beta hydrolase — protein MQRFLRSLRRIAGRQLASLSFIGLSIATLFFAASLTPSLLPRHFAVQGVLSGFSFAIGYALGVLGVWLWDYLGLPHPADRVQRISKRITAACVTVIIGWFLWQSTVWQNSVRGLMEMAPLETAYPWRVALIALATAAVLVLIARALRAGWLLLHRQAIRVVPRRVSYLLTTAAVGLILFLMVNKVFARLAVAAADAVFLQIDKVVDEGIEQPTDPDASGSSESLIPWDSIGWQGKNFIVTGPTRQQIEAFGAPGGDAGVKRPLRVYAGLRSTDTTDERARLALQELIRVGGFDRQVLVVATPTGTGWLDPGAVDTLEYLHGGDTAIVSMQYSYLPSWITLLVDPNRSIDAAHALFEEVYGHWRTLPKEGRPRLYLHGLSLGALGSESCADLFTLLEDPIQGGLWSGPPFASASWAQITKERNADSPVWLPRFRDGAVVRFTARENALDKFGNRWSPMRFVYLQHASDPMTWFAPELLYQDPTWLTGERGPDVSPSLRWYPVVTFLQTAFDMLRATGVPHGYGHNFAAASYIDCWLAVTEPTGWDEEDVTRLKLLLQERGDKDQATPPESD, from the coding sequence ATGCAGCGGTTCTTGCGTTCCCTCCGGCGGATTGCCGGCCGGCAGTTGGCCAGCCTCTCGTTTATCGGGCTCTCGATCGCCACGCTGTTCTTCGCGGCGTCGCTCACGCCGTCGCTGCTGCCGCGGCACTTTGCGGTGCAGGGGGTGCTGTCGGGGTTCTCGTTTGCGATCGGGTACGCCCTGGGGGTGCTGGGCGTGTGGTTGTGGGACTACCTGGGGCTTCCCCACCCAGCCGACCGGGTGCAACGGATCAGCAAACGCATCACGGCGGCCTGCGTGACGGTCATCATCGGCTGGTTCTTGTGGCAGTCGACCGTCTGGCAGAACTCTGTCCGCGGGCTGATGGAAATGGCGCCGCTGGAGACCGCCTACCCGTGGCGCGTGGCCCTCATCGCGCTAGCGACCGCGGCGGTGCTGGTGCTGATCGCCCGCGCGCTGCGGGCCGGCTGGCTGCTGCTGCACCGGCAGGCCATCCGTGTGGTGCCGCGGCGGGTCTCCTACCTGCTGACCACCGCGGCGGTGGGGCTGATCTTGTTCTTGATGGTCAACAAGGTGTTCGCCCGGCTGGCGGTAGCGGCGGCCGACGCGGTCTTCTTGCAGATCGACAAGGTCGTGGACGAGGGGATCGAGCAGCCGACCGATCCCGACGCCTCGGGCAGCAGCGAGTCGCTAATTCCCTGGGACTCCATCGGGTGGCAGGGGAAGAACTTCATCGTCACCGGGCCCACCCGGCAGCAGATCGAGGCGTTCGGCGCCCCCGGCGGGGACGCGGGCGTGAAGCGGCCGCTGCGGGTGTACGCGGGGCTGCGGTCCACCGACACCACCGACGAGCGCGCCCGGCTGGCGCTGCAAGAACTCATCCGCGTCGGCGGTTTCGACCGCCAGGTGCTGGTGGTCGCCACGCCCACGGGGACCGGCTGGCTCGACCCCGGCGCGGTCGACACGCTGGAGTACCTGCACGGGGGCGACACCGCGATCGTCAGCATGCAGTACTCGTACCTGCCGAGCTGGATCACGCTGCTGGTCGACCCGAACCGTTCCATCGACGCGGCCCACGCGCTCTTCGAAGAGGTGTACGGCCACTGGCGCACGCTCCCCAAAGAGGGCCGGCCCCGGCTCTACCTGCACGGGCTGAGCCTGGGGGCGCTGGGAAGCGAGAGTTGCGCCGACCTGTTCACGCTGCTGGAAGACCCGATCCAGGGGGGGCTGTGGAGCGGCCCGCCGTTCGCCAGCGCCTCGTGGGCGCAGATCACCAAAGAGCGCAACGCCGACTCGCCGGTGTGGCTGCCGCGGTTCCGCGACGGCGCGGTGGTGCGGTTCACGGCGCGCGAGAACGCGCTGGACAAGTTCGGCAATCGCTGGAGCCCCATGCGGTTCGTCTACCTGCAGCACGCCAGCGACCCGATGACCTGGTTCGCCCCCGAGCTGCTGTACCAAGACCCCACCTGGCTCACCGGCGAACGGGGGCCCGACGTGTCGCCCAGCCTGCGGTGGTACCCGGTGGTCACGTTCTTGCAGACCGCGTTCGACATGCTCCGCGCCACCGGCGTGCCGCACGGCTACGGGCACAACTTCGCCGCGGCCAGCTACATCGATTGCTGGCTCGCCGTGACCGAACCCACGGGGTGGGACGAGGAAGACGTCACCCGACTCAAGCTGCTGCTGCAAGAGCGCGGCGACAAAGACCAGGCGACACCGCCGGAGAGCGACTGA
- a CDS encoding 3-keto-disaccharide hydrolase, protein MKRYRSALLAWLVLTLPAAPVRGEETIELFDGKSLAGWVDGKGRPASKGWKVEQGLLMCPGRVGSLFTEHEYGDFELAFRWRISERGNSGVKYRAKFYEQALFGRPGWLGCEYQLTDDATLNPGPKYVTGALYAVYEPSITQPANPPGEFNESRIVVRGDHSEHWLNGQKILEADRGSEDWKKRIRASKFNQVDGVFENHQGRIELQDHGSPTWFSRVSLKVLDE, encoded by the coding sequence ATGAAACGCTATCGCTCTGCTCTGCTTGCTTGGCTCGTGTTGACCCTGCCCGCGGCGCCGGTCCGCGGCGAGGAGACCATCGAACTGTTCGACGGCAAGTCGCTCGCCGGCTGGGTCGACGGCAAGGGCAGGCCGGCTTCCAAGGGCTGGAAGGTCGAGCAGGGCCTGCTGATGTGCCCGGGGCGCGTCGGGTCGCTTTTTACCGAGCATGAGTACGGGGACTTCGAGCTCGCGTTCCGCTGGCGGATCAGCGAGCGCGGCAACAGCGGCGTGAAGTACCGCGCCAAGTTCTACGAGCAGGCCCTGTTCGGCAGGCCCGGGTGGCTGGGCTGCGAGTACCAACTAACCGACGACGCCACGCTGAACCCGGGCCCCAAGTACGTAACGGGCGCCCTGTACGCCGTGTACGAACCCTCGATCACCCAACCGGCGAACCCCCCCGGCGAGTTCAACGAGTCGCGGATCGTGGTCCGGGGCGACCACTCCGAGCACTGGCTCAACGGCCAGAAGATCCTCGAAGCCGACCGCGGTTCGGAGGACTGGAAGAAGCGGATCCGCGCGAGCAAGTTCAACCAGGTGGACGGCGTCTTCGAGAACCACCAGGGGCGCATCGAGCTGCAAGACCACGGCAGCCCCACGTGGTTCTCGCGCGTGAGTCTGAAGGTGCTGGACGAGTAG